In Chanodichthys erythropterus isolate Z2021 chromosome 9, ASM2448905v1, whole genome shotgun sequence, a genomic segment contains:
- the ppp1r3c2b gene encoding protein phosphatase 1 regulatory subunit 3C-B-like — MTCANVMSRFGPPVSMRSVDVGFRCRGSPHINHLLGVSSPKPLRPCISHQPVFEYRHSPSKGLLKSGRGEKRVAFADAKGLSLITVRLFSEKEDKIPREPLKIPRLKKLSCATEPANKTLRLSVGFEQPCRDFQAFRSRLQDHMVLLESCDVSKRCILGTVRVKNVCFEKAVNIRITFDTWRSYLDVPCTYLDQCYGEPGTDVFAFNISVPERIDPRERIEFCVSFLPAALGATEWDNNNGNNYCIKVCGAESAAVQ; from the exons ATGACTTGTGCAAA TGTGATGTCGCGGTTTGGCCCTCCTGTCTCCATGAGGTCGGTGGACGTGGGCTTCAGGTGCAGAGGCTCTCCCCACATCAACCACCTGCTCGGGGTGTCTTCTCCCAAACCCCTGCGGCCCTGCATCTCGCATCAGCCGGTGTTTGAGTACAGACACTCCCCTTCAAAGGGCCTCCTCAAGAGCGGCCGCGGGGAGAAACGCGTCGCGTTCGCGGACGCCAAAGGGCTTTCACTCATCACAGTGCGCCTCTTCTCCGAGAAGGAGGACAAAATCCCGCGCGAGCCGCTGAAAATACCCCGACTGAAGAAGCTGAGTTGCGCAACAGAGCCTGCTAATAAGACTTTGAGGTTGAGTGTGGGGTTCGAGCAGCCCTGCAGAGATTTCCAGGCGTTCAGAAGTCGGCTTCAGGATCACATGGTGCTGTTGGAGAGCTGTGACGTCAGTAAACGCTGCATTCTGGGCACCGTGCGCGTCAAGAACGTCTGCTTCGAGAAAGCGGTAAACATCCGGATTACTTTCGATACCTGGCGCAGTTACCTGGACGTACCGTGTACGTACCTGGATCAGTGTTACGGGGAACCTGGAACTGACGTGTTTGCGTTTAACATCAGCGTTCCTGAACGAATAGACCCGCGCGAGCGCATCGAGTTCTGCGTGTCTTTCTTACCGGCCGCGCTCGGTGCCACTGAATGGGACAATAATAATGGCAATAACTACTGTATTAAAGTGTGTGGCGCTGAATCTGCTGCTGTCCAATGA